The nucleotide window atggggtttccccacggcgagggagcgctggaaaggaCTTTGGGCCCTATACAGGGATTAAAGGACAATAGCGAGTGGtaggtttggagggactctcttatttgcgcaaatccgcccccacttgcaaagattgataacggacaatcaatcTCCGTTACGCCGTTGTTATTTATTATATGGAGTGttaatatgtgtgagatgtttcttttgagatgtttattttgcggaataaagtatattttgtagaacaaaaaaaatcttatgacaaggtttacaaggtatctgttgaactacattctaataggtgtggtcacattccaggtcatttgtttacgtttttgtttctggagtacctgttagatgaaatgtgctaatatgtaacccaactccagtgtgaataactagaagaggggagcagctccattccagaccaagggagctttgagattggctgggccagatctctcatttgcatatctgatttggaaatacAACACTAAACccccttcttgcatggatttaacttgcacccaagagacccctactgtgtattgctacttattttttatgataagtggtgattaccagttgacaggtttcatttgttgaattataaatggttctgtattatcaccctgaatggcctgtactcaaggtttggtagggtatgtgttttcatttcatttaccaactggaatttttgctcttttagtatttgtctagaaggctttttaaagtcaggaagcccatttatttggtgaaaaaagattctgtattaatattaatatttctcatacaacataaatagggtcttttatgaataaaaagatcttgcacttggaaatcttgataaagctgtgtgcttccatacactcgagcagttttgattcctaatatttgaccttaggtgtgggaacgggtcttttttgcaatttgatttccaattgatcagcacagtatagaaaatagacccataaagcaacctcagcagtgacaaatgtcaCTGGGTCACTTGGGTTTATACGTCAGGGTCCGGTAGTGAAGCTCCGCTCCTGTTTAGCCTCCGAAGCCGTACAGGGTGCGGCCCTGGCGCTTCAGCACGTACACCACGTCCATGGCGGTGACGGTCTTCCTCTTGGCTTGCTCGGTGTAGGTGACGGCGTCGCGGATGAcgttctccaggaacaccttcagcaccccGCGGGTCTCCTCGTAGATCAGCCCGGAGATCCGCTTCACTCCCCCACGGCGAGCCAGGCGGCGGATGGCGGGCTTGGTGATTCCCTGGATGTTGTCACAGAGAACCTTATGGTGACGCTTAGCGCCTCCTTTCCCGAGTCCCTTTCCGCCTTTGCCTCTTCCAGGCATCTTCTAGTTATCAGCTGTGAAcacgacacacactgctcatctttgatgtataatagacatctttctttgatttctattatacatcaaagaaagatttatTTACTAGTGtggaaactagtaaataaagccaatgatttgttttagaaatgtattcttaaaatatacaattattcacaccttaacaatatgtagttcaaattatacattatatacaatattgtattcaaatgtctaatcattataaaaaacacaactagtaaacttcagttacaaattctagtaacatggcaatatatatagtaatgacaaacacaaactaattacatgaacacgctaatatttaactcaaaaccacatttcgattcagatataaatttttaaaatttacaacttctttattttcacgaaaatattattaatgtagcacaaacgctactttctaataaagacagaaagaaactgtttgttttgtgtctactggtgatcctcctctcgatactaatgaaatgtttaatatgatccctcgagaaaaaaaaggaatcaatttccgcctggaatgattgatgccccatcaaacattttgtaatatccctggaagtttatacagtagaatcctggttcgtggcttaaattcaaggtaaatgagactaaggaaacgagttggaaacttgatgtcgaagtgggatttaaatcacccatttcacattttacttcattgggcagtatgtgccagagagcaatgccacagcatctcttcgatagctcagttggtagagtggaggactgtagtggaatcaacagggaatccttaggttgctggtttgaTTCCGGcttgaaggaaggtgcttttcatgtaatttaatcaaagagttaaaaaagcgactctgttttattcagacattgatcaaaagctcaataatcgACTAAGCAAAGtctcctgttccgaattcagcccacgtctgattgtcttttttttgccaagatctgatctttgaattaagggactacactgtctgctttgtaattcaaaaatacatacaaatgtcaagttttttgtagatataaaggtgttctctgttttcaaaggatagttacttcattggcataatgatttggtattgattttgtatcgttgtattataaagtttgtgctttctgtgtttttatcgtattgtgaacttattttttaaacaaatgcttacaaaggcaaacacggcacacatctgtttataccagcggtgaattgtacatttttattaagtacaagctactgtgcacttctgggagtataacaggttcgatataaagtggcaaaaatataaaaggggaaaataccccagactgcatgtaaagccctcgttgtgactgttttagataaaaatggcgtacTGTACACGAaattttgcagaaacacaatctgatattttgataattattattttaataattttataagtatgaggccccggatccaaatcttcagttctgatttttttaagtgatatctttccttcctgtcgtggaagtcacacgatgtgagcaattgttttttttacgttacgatccaaagagcctcagactcactgtaaccaaaccaggatggattctgctgggagccggactgagctcattctcactccctgtgctgaaaacagaattagctcttccccgaacatcgtctacagctgctggattgTGCTCTGCATCTTACTGCTCCGGCAGATACTTTGACGAAAGACaaatcacttgtgcgcttttaaccttctcgcagctacgggcgagactgacgctcgcgatatgaaggcacccgctggtataccttctctaactttcagtcgcgacagacttcgctttttaaaaaaaaaagtagatatagccctgaaaaaaacattagctttatcagttttatattaatctattttgaatcaaagtttgatattttgttttattttttattgcattttacataataataataatcattattgcttacacttatatagcgctgttctggatactccactcaatgcgctttacaggtaatggggactccccgccaccaccaccattctcctgaatgatcacagagagtcaggaccttggttttacgtctcagccaaaggacggcacctgtttacagtttagcgtccccgtcattgtactggggtatcaggacccgcatggaccgcagggtatgcgcccagcgacagaaaccagacgtgtgtcgggctcggctgcgagcaggacaatgacgtcacggggacaaagtagaggaaatcaaaacggttctataaaagacctgtgtcagctgttggtttgcagtctggactctaaatcctccgatccgattttaaatctctctaatacctgagctgcggcttcttccgagtatttattcgtatacttattatgtgtaagtgtatagatgaaacctttcatagtgtaacgcttacggccgacaggcactgtgtaagagccggtgtaccagagcaggtgacgtcactgcccttccctgtgatagcaggaccacagcccgtGGGTTGTGGGGAGATCTCTCTtcagctcaccgggctgggtcgctgcagagagacatgggagtcccgggttcgagcccctgacggtggggggccgacctaatgcggcgacggcgcccgcctgagcccttgttgcgttacaatatattgttcagtttaaatcaaaatgctttactaatacaagagagaagtatagtatgaaggatgtgacaaatgtatgatttcacggaacaaaacggtttttatttgcattcgaaatgaagcggaattttagcgCAACACACaagccctttgtcttttttagtgatttttaaacagacgtagaaaacgcgtttttttaacactataatagcagggtcagtggcgtaatgaataacgcgtTAGGCCTCGTGTCAGAAAATTATAGGTTCGACTGCCATCTGGCTTGTTGagtttataccacttacattcttttatataaatgaactgcacctgaaagctatagaaaacactttgggtaagttgtctgcagcctcctGCGTCGACAAtttacccaaaacactgtactgtctggagatcagctccagctctgaactcaattgcaatgaaaaaccatgcgtaacaaaactggagaacagctgaacttgtgctcagttcggtgatgagggttcagaactgtcgttgttgtaattagcacgaactgcacaggctctgaatcagaccatgtcaattagtctgatcagtgtaggacacgttaatgtagaattattaataggtttattagttagttagttcaggtttacccacctgaactaatgtagaattattacttggtctgtctcttgtttgtatataaatgaatgtctctgacaacttaatgttagttttacgatgtaggtcaggtgttgacatatgcacgggtatacgaaatgtctcactcctgattcaactcatgttctataggagattggcgattcctcctgtttctcatacaaccatatcagaacagaagcccgtgtcacccagctgtgattcaagatcgactcgcatctttatcccttttttgttcgtgatcattattttctttagttatgatcaatattgaactttttcgaaatgaaatgacaataatcaaacatgcaggcagatttttgaaaagtattcggaattgacagggtgcccctttggaacagtcgtcagaaaatgtgagaaaatgaaagttatgtaagctctcacacaaagcattgaagattggaatctgagtgtaaaaaagctacccgtctcccaatgataggcagggatacacaccatgactcaaatagactcagcgaactttaacacctatgatattacgagtgctttgcacgtgtcgaatttcaagaaggaactactacaacagttgtggatATAATTCATTACCATCGGCAAAGTCCAATACCGGcaacttctgaaaaaataatgttcactcatggaatttggtctttgaacggctggcgggaaaattcatttatactcctgttgcaccctcagctgaaacatgttaaaataacaacgcagatttgttggagaacctgacaagaattattgggttagcactgtatgtattctggtatatttactttaattttaatataaatgaaaacatgcatgctgtataatctattgtaattttaaaatatgttagctgaggatgcgaggggggctattataccttgtgaaacacgcaaggaactgtaaaaaaggctggtatttgaataaaattggcgatcacaagaaaaccacaatttatgtggtattatcatcaatatccttcaaaatcgacgttcaaatgaaggatttgaaaaaactatgaaaaaagcaatagtagtaggagaggattttgatttttgctcttcaagtcagtagatcgacgtagagttgcgcccctacaaacagcacaaaggatgaaactcacctccttcgttattgctatgtttgtgcaggtgaaagtagcatttgtgctattgaaagcatctcggaagatgaaggtgcagcCACTTCCACgtgtcatgatatcattagatccgacgacaagagctgaagcccccccagtccaagccagcaatgtgaggaagatggacatggaggaaggtagcgtggccgagcggtctaaggcgctggatttaggctccagtctctctgggggcgtgggttcgaatcccactgctgccaaatgttaatgttttaagacctgcaatacgatcagtaaaagtgctttttgttaggctgcagGAGGTGTTAAGAGATaaactttctaaaagacaggcttaacatcaaggcagaaaaaatattttgttttctcaacagaaattctctttggcacgttcagctttatgtagggaacaacatctgccaagatcacttttgaggcagtgcacatgatagtgtaccggcaagtacagtacattcaatattggctgtggtggtgagctgcttttgtctgtgaaacttttaattcttcacgccgaatcgttggcaggggtaactctttgaacatagcgctccatcagaagtaCTTTGTTTgtgatcaaaagagatcagaggattaacttcatgaattcacatagcataccttacaggaaagatttaaaaggggaattgatggtgcttcctgatgttgttcctgtggtttctttggatacaaaggtgaatgttctttgacgttctgctagagtatccactgggtgagcTTTATCAATtagctcggataggtcatcagtgctccgtctccggaaaataatcagcactgtcgatcacgagtttacagatttctccaaataacaactatacattttaacccagcggttagcattccttcaatccaatagttttactctgggtaaaaagcagcgcaatctacagagagatgatattcaaatatttcagcgttcttattggattacctgtatggagatatcgctcagaattcctaatatgattttgagttcagttttgctttactactttcagagtcttttattgaccttgctgaagcagagaaatgacataatcacaaatgcgacctacctgtgctgctgtttctggttaataattattattgggtggaaaaaaaaacagctccttgcattaagagcaagagcaaccaacgtGCTCTcttgttgagttgggttttttccgtggtgctcttcctcagatgcaaagttatttggcgagcaaggacctctgagaaggagcctgAATCCGTCAAGAACtctgaaattctaatatcgcactaccgtcttgtgtacagagatctgcttcttcctttttgagtgttttggtgtttaagagcacacttcctacctcgaatgttagtttcaggagatgtgttaccagatcacagatcatcttgaaaagatttgggatgCACTGGCTCAGTTATTTGAAGGAAcgtataccaccaacgcacttctgagaagcacctgcacattttcgcaatcctctctctcacctacaaagttatgaagacacagacaaccaacaaaaactaatttgattcactcaattatttgtccatctctaaagcctgtgtgtattg belongs to Lepisosteus oculatus isolate fLepOcu1 chromosome 14, fLepOcu1.hap2, whole genome shotgun sequence and includes:
- the LOC138242399 gene encoding histone H4-like; protein product: MPGRGKGGKGLGKGGAKRHHKVLCDNIQGITKPAIRRLARRGGVKRISGLIYEETRGVLKVFLENVIRDAVTYTEQAKRKTVTAMDVVYVLKRQGRTLYGFGG